A DNA window from Aminipila luticellarii contains the following coding sequences:
- a CDS encoding alpha/beta fold hydrolase, whose protein sequence is MEANKVSKNGKSIVLDNGLELTYCEFGEENSEVVLSGALYFHTFTPVLEELAKRYHVYGVVMRTGGEGTELNADGSVNWGRQWGKEMFEFAKAMGIQKFHYVGKCHGTIPGWYMIKEHPEMLDTFCSFYMAPHLCPRNSQQWIEIPKKEGPMGMLKRTLRKQENIPLKIAEVQSLGASAAGGPEVGAPELESGKYGDTPELIWDSLEDCERDMKSIKTPVLFVFGTEDILFHDYYDSNLKAIQIIPRAKTVLLQGERHLMEMDCPDRMASEASFFIDESRKNY, encoded by the coding sequence ATGGAAGCAAACAAGGTATCAAAAAACGGAAAATCCATCGTTCTGGACAACGGGCTTGAGTTGACCTACTGCGAGTTCGGAGAAGAGAACAGCGAAGTGGTTTTATCGGGAGCGCTGTATTTTCATACCTTTACTCCCGTTTTGGAGGAGCTTGCAAAGAGGTATCATGTTTACGGCGTGGTGATGCGTACAGGCGGCGAGGGCACGGAGCTCAACGCTGATGGCAGCGTGAACTGGGGTCGCCAGTGGGGAAAGGAAATGTTTGAGTTCGCCAAGGCAATGGGGATTCAAAAATTCCACTATGTGGGCAAGTGCCATGGTACCATCCCCGGTTGGTATATGATCAAAGAGCATCCTGAAATGCTGGATACCTTCTGCAGCTTTTATATGGCTCCCCATCTCTGCCCGAGAAACAGCCAGCAGTGGATTGAGATTCCCAAGAAAGAAGGCCCCATGGGGATGCTGAAACGCACCCTGAGAAAACAGGAAAATATTCCGTTGAAAATCGCCGAGGTTCAGTCTCTGGGCGCATCCGCCGCAGGCGGACCGGAGGTCGGTGCACCGGAGCTTGAATCAGGGAAATACGGCGACACGCCGGAATTGATCTGGGATTCTTTGGAGGATTGCGAACGGGATATGAAAAGTATTAAAACACCGGTGTTGTTTGTATTTGGTACAGAGGATATTCTGTTCCACGACTATTACGACAGCAACCTGAAAGCCATACAGATCATTCCTAGAGCGAAGACCGTCCTGCTTCAAGGTGAACGCCACCTGATGGAAATGGATTGTCCTGATCGCATGGCCAGTGAAGCCTCTTTCTTTATTGATGAAAGCAGAAAGAATTATTAA
- a CDS encoding ANTAR domain-containing response regulator: MKEKERKEIRVVIAEDEPITRMDLKEMLVTAGYSVVGEASEGFDAIEVCKKIKPDLAILDIKMPLLDGLSAAKVITEEKTVGTVILLTAYSDEEFINRAAKMGVSGYIVKPIDEKALVPNIEIALARSREIQQIKKQFDIITERLENRTIIEKAKGQLMVSMRLTENEAYEYIKMLSKEKKVSMKRIAEIILT, translated from the coding sequence ATGAAGGAAAAGGAAAGAAAAGAAATCCGGGTTGTCATCGCCGAAGATGAGCCGATTACCAGAATGGATTTAAAAGAAATGCTGGTAACCGCCGGGTACAGTGTTGTCGGAGAAGCATCAGAAGGTTTTGATGCGATTGAAGTTTGTAAGAAAATCAAACCGGACTTAGCCATTTTAGACATCAAGATGCCTTTACTGGATGGACTGTCAGCGGCGAAGGTCATAACGGAAGAAAAAACGGTAGGAACCGTGATATTGCTCACTGCATACAGCGACGAGGAGTTCATTAATCGTGCTGCCAAAATGGGTGTTTCCGGGTATATCGTGAAGCCTATTGATGAAAAGGCTTTAGTACCCAATATAGAAATCGCACTGGCCAGAAGCAGAGAAATTCAGCAGATCAAGAAACAGTTCGACATCATTACAGAACGTTTGGAGAACCGCACGATTATTGAAAAGGCCAAAGGACAGTTAATGGTATCCATGAGACTGACTGAAAACGAGGCATATGAATACATAAAAATGCTGAGCAAGGAAAAGAAGGTTTCCATGAAGCGCATAGCGGAAATTATATTGACTTAA
- a CDS encoding NADPH-dependent FMN reductase — protein sequence MEKTKILAIVGSLRKESFNRQLAMAAQAAIGDKAEFEILDFADVPMMNQDNEFPAPIAVKKAREKVKAADGIWFFTPEYNHFFPGVLKNLIDWLSRPISESEPPLLAGKPAAISGISPGMSGTGIAQDHLVTLISFLNMDVMNAPRLTVPNAMQQLDAQGKLQLTASAPYLEKQAESFLTFIQEHK from the coding sequence ATGGAAAAAACAAAGATATTGGCAATTGTAGGTTCTCTTCGTAAGGAGTCCTTTAACCGTCAGCTGGCTATGGCAGCGCAGGCGGCAATCGGTGATAAGGCAGAGTTTGAAATACTGGATTTTGCAGATGTACCGATGATGAATCAAGATAATGAATTTCCGGCACCCATAGCGGTTAAAAAAGCGCGTGAGAAAGTAAAAGCGGCAGATGGAATCTGGTTCTTTACACCGGAGTATAATCACTTTTTCCCGGGTGTGTTAAAAAATCTGATAGACTGGCTTTCCCGCCCAATCAGTGAGAGTGAACCGCCGCTTCTTGCAGGCAAGCCGGCAGCTATCAGCGGAATTTCTCCGGGGATGTCGGGGACAGGCATCGCGCAGGATCATTTAGTTACGCTGATCAGTTTTTTAAACATGGATGTTATGAATGCACCGAGGCTGACCGTACCAAATGCCATGCAGCAGCTGGATGCACAAGGTAAATTGCAGCTTACGGCAAGCGCACCATATCTTGAAAAGCAGGCGGAATCGTTTCTGACATTTATTCAGGAACATAAATAG
- a CDS encoding TetR/AcrR family transcriptional regulator: protein MENKQDLRIVKTRSNIKRSFIQLLLEKDLNNITVQDILDKALINRKTFYNHYQDKYDLTEQLIHEFFEECSSFFELRTGHFDSMNSFLRQVDTMYGEMYAQRDFILALWNIHTEGIDFYGGLKSLLQQKYEDFLRSSDTRNLDIGFQSNLFSTFMLSVLKYMLDSNRIYTAHDIWNEFEIFYRTVVKVSIDSEENT from the coding sequence ATGGAAAACAAACAAGATCTGCGTATCGTTAAGACCAGAAGCAACATTAAACGTTCATTCATTCAACTGCTGCTGGAAAAGGATTTGAATAATATTACCGTACAAGATATTCTGGATAAGGCTTTAATCAACCGAAAGACCTTTTATAATCACTATCAGGACAAATATGATCTGACGGAACAGCTGATCCACGAGTTCTTCGAGGAGTGCTCGTCCTTTTTTGAATTGCGCACCGGACATTTTGACAGCATGAATAGTTTCTTAAGACAGGTCGATACCATGTACGGCGAAATGTATGCACAAAGGGACTTCATCTTAGCACTATGGAATATTCATACGGAGGGCATTGATTTTTATGGCGGCTTAAAAAGTCTGTTACAGCAGAAATACGAGGATTTCCTCCGAAGCAGCGATACCAGAAATCTGGATATAGGCTTCCAGTCAAACCTCTTTTCGACTTTCATGCTGAGCGTGCTCAAATATATGCTGGATTCCAATAGGATTTATACAGCGCATGACATCTGGAATGAATTTGAAATATTTTACCGCACCGTGGTCAAGGTCTCCATTGATTCGGAAGAAAATACATGA
- a CDS encoding BMC domain-containing protein, translating to MLKGSEALEESKQRIIQEFVPGKQVTLAHIIANPIKDLYPKLGMLQDEGAIGILTITPSEGAMIAADVASKAANISIGFVDRFNGSLVILGDVAAVEAGIRDVMGMLCDKMGFAKAEISRS from the coding sequence ATGCTGAAAGGAAGTGAGGCATTGGAGGAAAGCAAGCAGCGCATTATACAGGAATTTGTTCCGGGTAAACAGGTCACTTTGGCTCATATCATTGCAAACCCCATCAAGGACTTATATCCCAAGCTGGGGATGCTTCAAGACGAAGGAGCCATTGGTATATTAACTATTACTCCAAGTGAGGGCGCTATGATTGCAGCGGATGTTGCATCAAAGGCTGCCAATATTTCGATTGGTTTTGTGGATCGTTTCAACGGGTCGCTGGTCATATTGGGCGATGTTGCCGCCGTGGAAGCAGGAATCCGAGATGTCATGGGCATGCTCTGTGATAAAATGGGATTTGCAAAAGCGGAGATCAGCAGATCATAG
- a CDS encoding flavodoxin family protein, with product MAITVVWSSPNKDGLTAAAKDRVITGILSAGYEAEEIHLNQMKMEHCRACGNGWGICRTKGQCIIKDDFAAVYEKLVQADGIVFVSAVYWHDITECMKAFLDRLRRCETARNGFLKDKRCLLIACAGGTGLGAVECLHNLEETLKHMNMRAYDRLTVIRYNKGYMLPTLEKAGETYAARLEDGFDMQY from the coding sequence ATGGCAATTACAGTAGTATGGTCATCCCCGAATAAAGACGGACTTACAGCCGCAGCAAAAGACAGGGTGATAACGGGAATTCTCAGTGCAGGGTATGAAGCGGAAGAAATTCACTTAAATCAAATGAAAATGGAGCATTGTAGAGCCTGTGGAAATGGTTGGGGAATTTGTCGGACAAAAGGTCAGTGTATTATAAAGGATGATTTTGCGGCTGTTTATGAAAAGCTGGTCCAGGCAGATGGCATAGTTTTTGTATCTGCTGTTTATTGGCATGACATTACTGAGTGCATGAAAGCCTTTCTGGATCGTCTGCGCAGATGTGAAACCGCCCGCAATGGGTTTCTGAAAGATAAAAGATGTCTGCTTATAGCTTGTGCCGGAGGCACTGGATTGGGAGCCGTAGAATGCCTTCACAACCTGGAGGAAACGTTGAAGCATATGAATATGAGGGCTTATGACAGGCTGACTGTAATTCGCTATAATAAAGGCTATATGCTTCCCACATTAGAAAAAGCCGGAGAGACTTATGCGGCTCGGCTGGAAGATGGCTTTGATATGCAATATTGA
- a CDS encoding sialate O-acetylesterase: MKSFLLIGQSNMAGRGFTNEVPPIYNERIMMLRNGRWQMMNEPIHFDRPVAGVGPAASFAEAWCEDNEGEKIGLIPGAEGGSSIDEWAIDGALFRHAINEAQFAMEDSKLGGVLWHQGENDSQDGKYKEYYQKIQRIFFQIRKELSAPDIPFIIGGLGDYLGKAAFGAGCVEYQLINEELQKYARDTENCYYVTAKGLTSNPDGIHINAISQRIFGIRYYEAYHKKEHVHEPLTNEKELVDKCHNRENTPAEKTYIALENFTRGKISYEELMKAFS, from the coding sequence ATGAAATCATTTTTACTAATTGGGCAATCAAACATGGCAGGCCGCGGATTTACAAATGAAGTCCCTCCCATTTATAATGAAAGAATTATGATGTTACGAAACGGCAGATGGCAAATGATGAATGAACCCATTCATTTTGATAGACCGGTTGCAGGTGTAGGACCTGCGGCATCCTTTGCAGAAGCCTGGTGCGAGGATAATGAGGGAGAAAAAATTGGTCTCATTCCGGGGGCAGAGGGCGGCAGTTCCATCGATGAATGGGCGATAGATGGAGCATTGTTTCGTCACGCAATAAATGAGGCCCAATTTGCAATGGAAGACAGCAAGTTGGGAGGAGTACTGTGGCATCAAGGGGAAAATGACAGCCAAGACGGAAAATATAAAGAGTATTATCAAAAAATACAAAGAATCTTTTTTCAAATAAGAAAAGAATTATCCGCACCGGATATTCCGTTTATTATAGGTGGTTTGGGCGATTATTTGGGCAAGGCGGCATTTGGTGCAGGGTGTGTGGAATATCAGCTCATTAACGAGGAACTTCAAAAATATGCGCGGGATACGGAAAATTGTTATTACGTTACGGCTAAAGGACTTACTTCTAACCCGGATGGTATTCACATCAATGCGATATCACAGAGAATATTTGGTATAAGGTATTACGAGGCATATCATAAAAAAGAGCATGTACATGAACCATTAACAAATGAAAAAGAGTTAGTAGATAAATGTCATAATAGAGAGAATACGCCAGCGGAAAAAACATATATAGCCTTAGAAAATTTTACTCGGGGAAAGATTTCCTATGAGGAATTGATGAAGGCTTTTTCGTAA
- a CDS encoding ethanolamine ammonia-lyase subunit EutB — protein sequence MILRTKLFGHNYEFKSLREVMAKANEEKSGDKLAGIAAESAEERVAAKVVLSHITLAEIRNTPAVPYEEDEVTRIIQDAVNESIYNDFKNMTVAEFREWLLDEKTTSSMIRRASRGITSEIVAAVCKLMSNLDLIYCAKKMRVSAHCNTTIGLPGTFSSRLQPNHTTDDPKGIMASVMEGLSLGCGDAVIGLNPVDDSVESVARILKSFDEFKNKWEVPTQICVLAHVTTQTEAADKFNAPIDLMFQSIAGSQKGNEAFGLTATMLDEGRDMMLKKGTSTGPNVMYFETGQGSELSSEAHHGWDQVTMEARCYGFAKKYHPFLVNTVVGFIGPEYLYDSKQVIRAGLEDHFMGKLTGIPMGCDACYTNHMKADQNDIENLATLLVAAGCNYIMGVPQGDDCMLMYQCTGYHEAAALREVFGLRPIKEFDMWLEKMGFSENGKLTPLAGDASVFMRK from the coding sequence ATGATACTAAGAACAAAGCTATTTGGACACAACTATGAGTTTAAATCACTCAGGGAAGTAATGGCCAAAGCAAATGAGGAAAAGTCTGGTGATAAGCTTGCTGGAATTGCAGCAGAATCTGCGGAAGAAAGAGTTGCTGCAAAAGTAGTGCTGTCACACATCACATTGGCAGAAATAAGAAATACACCGGCAGTTCCGTATGAGGAGGATGAAGTAACACGAATTATTCAGGATGCGGTCAATGAATCCATCTACAACGATTTTAAGAATATGACAGTTGCTGAATTCCGCGAATGGCTGCTGGACGAAAAGACGACTTCTTCCATGATTCGCCGGGCTTCCAGAGGAATTACCAGCGAAATCGTCGCCGCAGTATGCAAGTTGATGAGTAACTTAGATTTGATATACTGTGCAAAAAAAATGCGTGTATCTGCGCACTGCAACACCACCATTGGGCTGCCCGGAACTTTTTCATCCCGTCTTCAGCCAAACCATACGACGGATGATCCAAAGGGTATCATGGCTTCCGTTATGGAAGGCTTAAGCTTAGGCTGCGGAGATGCAGTCATCGGGTTAAATCCGGTAGACGATTCAGTAGAAAGTGTTGCCAGAATATTGAAGAGCTTCGATGAATTTAAGAACAAATGGGAAGTTCCGACGCAGATCTGTGTTTTGGCTCACGTTACTACCCAGACAGAGGCAGCAGACAAATTCAATGCTCCTATCGATTTAATGTTCCAGTCTATAGCCGGATCACAGAAAGGAAATGAAGCTTTCGGACTGACTGCGACTATGCTGGATGAAGGCCGGGATATGATGCTGAAGAAGGGTACTTCCACCGGGCCGAATGTCATGTACTTTGAGACCGGGCAGGGTTCCGAATTATCCTCAGAAGCCCACCACGGATGGGATCAGGTAACGATGGAAGCCCGCTGCTACGGCTTCGCCAAAAAATATCATCCTTTCTTAGTCAATACCGTTGTAGGATTTATCGGACCGGAATATTTATATGATTCCAAACAGGTCATTCGTGCAGGACTGGAAGACCACTTTATGGGCAAGCTGACGGGAATTCCTATGGGCTGCGACGCTTGTTATACCAATCATATGAAAGCCGACCAGAACGATATTGAAAATTTGGCCACACTGCTGGTTGCAGCAGGCTGCAACTACATCATGGGCGTTCCTCAAGGCGATGACTGTATGCTGATGTATCAGTGCACCGGTTATCATGAAGCAGCAGCCCTGCGAGAAGTATTCGGACTTCGTCCAATTAAGGAATTCGATATGTGGCTTGAAAAAATGGGCTTTTCAGAAAACGGAAAACTGACTCCCCTTGCCGGAGATGCTTCAGTGTTTATGAGGAAATAG
- the eutA gene encoding ethanolamine ammonia-lyase reactivating factor EutA, giving the protein MKESVTSVGIDIGTSTTQLIFSKLTIENRAAGYMVPKVEIVDKEVIYCSDIYFTPLISNTEIDGEKVSAIIRSEYEKANIRPEEVSTGAVIITGETARKQNANIVLNSLSDLAGDFVVATAGPDLESVLSGRGAGTDVFSEEHRNVVANLDVGGGTTNIAVFRKGSLQGVTCLDIGGRLIKIENGKISYIYRKIQELAQANGIQIREGDEANVQVLEAVCRLMAQELKASLHLDAESSYHRKLYTNQGKGLPEDIKVNALTFSGGVANYIYEPTDKEVFKYGDIGILLGTAIAQSGMLDSVECYRSEETIRATVVGAGTHTTEISGSTIFYQRDQLPIKNVPVLKLSKLDEETPQSVSAAIKAQLPIYQHEGKKEPVAIALSAAPYDGFDKIQELAAAIIEGAEASIKEKFPLIVVLEADVGKALGNALHIKLNKQKDVICIDGVRSKSGDYIDIGEPVGGGYVLPVVVKTLIFNS; this is encoded by the coding sequence TTGAAAGAATCAGTAACCAGTGTCGGCATCGATATAGGAACATCCACGACCCAGCTGATTTTCAGCAAGCTGACCATTGAGAACAGAGCGGCAGGATATATGGTGCCGAAGGTGGAAATTGTAGATAAAGAAGTGATCTATTGCAGTGATATTTATTTTACCCCATTGATTTCCAATACCGAAATAGATGGAGAAAAGGTCAGTGCAATCATACGATCTGAATACGAAAAAGCCAATATAAGGCCCGAAGAGGTCAGCACCGGTGCGGTCATTATAACCGGTGAAACCGCAAGAAAGCAGAACGCCAATATCGTTCTGAACAGCCTGAGTGATCTGGCCGGGGATTTTGTCGTAGCCACCGCAGGTCCGGATCTGGAATCTGTCTTGTCCGGAAGAGGGGCGGGTACCGACGTATTCAGTGAGGAGCACCGAAATGTAGTCGCCAATCTGGATGTGGGCGGAGGAACTACTAATATTGCCGTATTTCGCAAAGGAAGTTTGCAGGGCGTAACTTGTCTGGATATAGGAGGGCGGCTGATAAAAATTGAAAATGGGAAAATCAGCTATATTTACCGTAAGATTCAAGAACTGGCACAAGCAAACGGCATTCAAATCCGTGAAGGCGATGAAGCCAACGTTCAAGTGCTGGAAGCTGTATGCAGGTTGATGGCTCAGGAGCTAAAAGCTTCTCTCCATCTGGACGCAGAATCCAGCTATCATAGAAAATTGTATACCAATCAAGGGAAGGGCTTACCGGAAGACATTAAAGTGAATGCGCTGACGTTTTCCGGCGGAGTAGCCAATTATATATACGAACCGACTGACAAGGAGGTTTTCAAGTACGGTGACATCGGAATTCTGCTTGGCACGGCTATTGCTCAAAGCGGTATGCTGGATTCGGTAGAATGCTATCGCTCCGAAGAGACCATTCGGGCCACAGTGGTGGGAGCAGGAACTCATACGACGGAGATCAGCGGAAGCACGATTTTTTATCAAAGGGATCAATTACCGATTAAAAATGTTCCGGTCCTCAAATTATCTAAGCTGGATGAAGAAACCCCTCAGTCTGTGAGTGCGGCGATAAAGGCTCAGCTTCCGATCTATCAGCACGAAGGGAAAAAAGAACCTGTCGCTATTGCACTTTCGGCGGCACCTTATGACGGATTTGATAAGATACAGGAGCTGGCAGCAGCCATTATTGAGGGAGCGGAAGCTTCCATTAAAGAAAAATTTCCGCTCATTGTGGTACTGGAAGCTGATGTAGGAAAAGCACTTGGAAATGCACTTCATATCAAATTAAATAAGCAAAAAGATGTCATCTGTATTGACGGAGTGCGGAGCAAATCCGGGGATTACATAGATATAGGCGAACCGGTAGGAGGGGGATATGTCCTTCCGGTAGTGGTCAAAACATTGATTTTTAATTCGTAG
- a CDS encoding GNAT family N-acetyltransferase: MNTIRKATSEDIDAISLIFEHIIGEEEKGSCTIGWKRGIYPTRDTAVAALEQKELFVMEADGEVVAAMRLNRDQVPEYKNCRWEYPAADDRVMVMHTLVVEPSVKKCGCGKKMVEFYENYAKENNCPYLRIDTNAVNARARALYKKCGYKEIGITPCTFNGISGVDLVCIEKKLDV; this comes from the coding sequence ATGAATACAATAAGAAAAGCAACATCAGAAGATATAGATGCGATATCACTGATTTTTGAACACATTATAGGGGAAGAAGAGAAAGGTAGCTGCACCATTGGCTGGAAGAGAGGAATATACCCAACCAGGGATACGGCTGTTGCAGCATTGGAACAAAAGGAACTGTTCGTTATGGAGGCGGACGGAGAGGTTGTGGCCGCAATGCGTCTGAATAGGGATCAGGTTCCCGAATATAAAAACTGCCGGTGGGAATACCCTGCGGCTGATGATCGGGTGATGGTAATGCATACCCTTGTAGTGGAGCCTTCTGTAAAAAAGTGCGGATGCGGAAAAAAGATGGTAGAGTTCTATGAGAATTACGCCAAAGAGAATAATTGCCCGTATCTAAGGATAGATACCAACGCTGTAAATGCCCGTGCAAGGGCATTGTATAAGAAGTGCGGGTACAAAGAAATCGGCATTACTCCTTGCACTTTTAACGGCATATCCGGAGTAGATCTGGTATGTATTGAAAAGAAACTGGATGTATAG
- a CDS encoding DUF6774 domain-containing protein translates to MNSCELVSAITALAILIANQTPDDGELVLLASSLNQLGDTLATIAAQRELQENQSAPLENSAPTE, encoded by the coding sequence ATGAATTCATGTGAACTGGTATCCGCTATAACGGCTCTTGCCATACTAATTGCAAATCAAACACCCGATGACGGGGAATTAGTTCTATTGGCTTCATCGCTGAACCAGCTGGGCGACACGTTAGCTACCATAGCCGCACAGCGTGAATTGCAGGAAAATCAAAGTGCACCTTTGGAAAACTCTGCTCCAACAGAATAA
- a CDS encoding EutP/PduV family microcompartment system protein: MKDKKQRIILVGKSQAGKTTLTQCMTDQQLSYHKTQTVQVINDRFIDTPGEYLEQRGFYGALSVTAADVDVIALVQSAVEEGTMFAPGFGFMFCGKPVIGIVTKIDIANEEQMKRADLYLKNAGAAICFPVSSVTGQGVKELNNWIQEL, translated from the coding sequence GTGAAGGACAAGAAGCAGCGTATCATACTGGTGGGTAAATCCCAAGCGGGAAAGACTACTCTGACCCAATGTATGACCGATCAGCAGCTGAGCTATCATAAAACACAGACGGTACAAGTGATAAACGATCGATTTATCGATACTCCCGGAGAATATCTGGAGCAGAGGGGATTTTACGGAGCACTGTCCGTAACGGCGGCAGATGTAGATGTGATTGCCTTGGTTCAGTCGGCCGTTGAAGAAGGCACCATGTTTGCACCGGGGTTTGGATTTATGTTTTGCGGGAAACCTGTCATAGGAATTGTGACAAAAATAGACATAGCCAATGAAGAGCAGATGAAACGAGCAGACCTCTATTTAAAAAATGCAGGAGCGGCCATCTGTTTTCCGGTGAGCAGTGTCACCGGACAGGGTGTGAAAGAATTAAATAACTGGATTCAAGAGCTATAA
- a CDS encoding sensor histidine kinase — MPDTIEILCKHYTNLTNQEIETIQKIGVGLQTMADLEDADFFIDCLTTDETTAIVVAEAKPQNVPSSYKKTVVGLLAEPQNEPAVARSFKLGLPTKQMKAVTQEYANVIQTVEPIWYEEHMIAVLIEEKNADENNEMHDRIRFTDQSYAKLANVLTRLDDESSWLADCIDEAVILVNTEGYVSYRNKIARNLYQRLGYTADILGQSYLYIALHGSNLEWFDQDANYSGIEVNTAGLTLMVKQISLKNNNVDFAVMIRDITHIREKEKELILKSVAVKEMHHRVKNSLQTIASLLRLQGRRTKSLEAKKVLDESMNRILAIASTHELLSKEGVDQVNIRDVLENIKDNTLRYFLKPAADITVGIKGRGFEVDSEISTSVALIVSELLHNSLQYAFDDGRKNGRIEIEIEKQGRQCHISVSDNGKGFDINTIKENSLGLSIVFSIVKDKLKGTINVCSSDSGTKIAFDFKNKIMNTIDNVT, encoded by the coding sequence ATGCCGGATACTATAGAAATATTATGCAAACATTATACAAACTTAACGAATCAGGAAATTGAGACCATTCAGAAAATAGGGGTAGGACTCCAGACCATGGCGGATCTGGAGGATGCAGACTTCTTCATAGACTGCCTGACTACCGACGAAACCACCGCTATTGTAGTAGCGGAGGCAAAGCCTCAAAATGTACCGTCCTCCTATAAAAAAACGGTGGTGGGGCTTTTGGCAGAACCGCAGAATGAACCGGCTGTTGCCCGATCTTTTAAACTGGGGCTGCCGACGAAACAAATGAAAGCGGTGACACAGGAGTATGCAAATGTGATACAGACTGTAGAACCTATATGGTATGAAGAGCACATGATTGCCGTATTGATTGAAGAGAAAAATGCGGATGAAAACAATGAAATGCATGACCGTATCCGTTTTACCGACCAGAGCTATGCGAAGCTCGCCAATGTGCTTACCCGATTGGATGATGAAAGCTCATGGCTTGCGGACTGCATTGATGAAGCTGTCATTCTGGTGAATACGGAGGGATATGTAAGCTACAGAAATAAAATTGCCCGCAATTTATATCAAAGGCTTGGATATACGGCGGATATTTTAGGACAGTCTTATCTCTATATCGCCCTGCACGGTTCTAATTTGGAATGGTTCGATCAGGATGCGAACTATTCCGGCATTGAGGTGAACACTGCCGGATTGACTTTGATGGTGAAACAGATTTCACTAAAGAACAATAATGTGGATTTTGCCGTCATGATACGGGATATTACGCATATTCGGGAAAAGGAAAAAGAATTAATTCTAAAATCCGTAGCAGTAAAAGAGATGCATCACAGGGTCAAAAATAGTTTACAGACCATTGCAAGCCTGCTTCGCTTGCAGGGGCGGAGAACAAAGAGCTTGGAAGCAAAAAAGGTTTTGGATGAAAGCATGAACCGTATATTGGCCATTGCAAGCACCCATGAACTGCTGTCGAAAGAGGGCGTAGATCAGGTCAATATTCGGGATGTCCTGGAAAATATCAAGGACAACACCCTTCGTTACTTTCTTAAACCAGCTGCGGATATTACCGTGGGCATTAAAGGCAGGGGGTTTGAAGTCGATTCGGAAATCTCCACCTCCGTGGCACTTATCGTGAGCGAATTGCTGCACAACTCTTTACAGTACGCCTTCGATGATGGCAGAAAGAACGGAAGGATAGAGATTGAGATCGAGAAGCAGGGCAGGCAATGTCATATTTCGGTCTCAGACAATGGAAAGGGATTTGATATTAATACCATAAAAGAAAACAGCTTAGGGTTAAGCATTGTTTTTTCCATTGTAAAGGATAAATTAAAAGGAACCATCAATGTATGCTCCAGTGATTCCGGAACTAAAATCGCTTTTGATTTTAAAAATAAAATAATGAATACAATCGATAATGTGACGTAG